The region aaaaaaccctaagcccaaCAACAACAGCCCACAAACTAAAAAATTCACAGCAAACCCTAGCCCTCCTAAGCCTCCTAGCGTCGTACGCCCTTGCCATGTCTGGCTACCGCCACCGACCCTGGTCACTTCAGCCACCTGCTTTCTGCCCACCTGCAAAACGAAAAAGAACACGCAATGGCAGCCCAAATAGCAGAGAAGCAGTAACAAACAGAGAAAAAGCAAATAGGCATTTTGGCTATAAAATCAAGAAATTCAATGTAATCAGGGGGGCGAAATCATTGTAATCAGGgggattttcttttttcttattttctttcggTTAAAACCGAATTTTCTATAAAGAAGAACGACCTCTTCTTTTTTACGAACAtcagaaataaaaacaaaaaaaaaggatttttaaagtttttagattcgcattttttttctttttctgtccatttttatttttattttttgttttttatactaAATAGTaagtaacaaaaaagaaaaagacaactTTACCTGCGCCATGCCGGAGGAGGAGGAGACGAAAGGTTTCTCCTCATTTTCAGGTCTTGGGCTTATCTTTCTCGAAGTTTTACCTTGGATCCGTGTCCTAGAGGCGTTTAGCTTCAAAAAGGAACAAAAAAGGCCCGGTTTTGCACCTCCGACCGCCACCTACGGCGGTGCTACGACGGGGGCGCACCAGAAACCTAGGCCGGACCATGGCCCGATTTGAGAGGGAGAGAGAGCTCAAAAGCTCTATTTTTAAAATGGGATGAaactggttttttttttgtttttgtttaacaTTTATACTGAAaataaaacggtgccgttttacaAGTAGGGGTCAGGtgccaaaatgacgccgttttggccTTGACCCGCGTAGTGACTCGACCCTGGggagaggatccgcgtgttttcttcaAATGGGATATTTGCGCACGCAGTCCCTTCGACTTTGCAGCGCGTTGCAATTTGGCCCTTCTtcgttattttcttttatttttaatttagccacatagctttatttttgtttcattttggtccatTTCAGCACCGCGTTTTGAGAACTTGGTCTATTTACTGTCTTGGTCCCTCCTCTTTTGGCGCGTGtcgcaatttagtctttttcgtttttcttttatttcaaattcacccaatattttttgtttttattttgattaagtctGTATTTTTAGCAATTtcattatttagttaattattttaataataataatattattattattattatcattattcttattattactattaattattattattatttttattcattactACTTTGTTAATACGTTAATtagttttgtattatttttagctttatttttattctatatatacatatacgcaTTATGCacgtacatattttttataacttatttttatatacatacaagcgtgtatatatatatatttatatttttatatattctataatttttatacacatatatttgCACATCTATATATGTCTATACgcattttataaatatatgtatataaaaacatACTTTTGTACaccttttataatatatatacgcaTATGTGTATGGATTTGtttgtttacatttttatatataataattttaaaatgtatacatatgtatgtatCTTTCTACATTTacatcattttattcattttttatttatttctttatttgtattcatattatttagaatgaatgatttaatattattgtttgtatGTTTTCCATGGTGTACTATATTAGcttgtctttttatttattttattttatagccTTTGCTTGTATTATTTTACTTACATCATAATTGTTATTCTATTACGTCAATTTTTACCTAgattcaaaaaaagaaattttaaaaataagtaatactCGATATTTGGGATTTTCGAGAGAATCAAGCCATAatgtattgggttctgattttcttcgttgaataatcgagattactcttttttataaaaaacgtaaataaaaagctcattatcgggaattcaacacgttgtgtcctaacgcattggatatgacacgttgttttcccgagaattttttctaaaaaatgataaaggcaatattcaatatttagaattttgagaaattgtgccttaacatattgggttgcgatttcttcatctgacttaaacaattgaatatccttttaaactttattacacgaGTCTTTTTTCAAATCTATACTTTAAATGACCtcgaaaattaagaaaagatcaagtcctaacttactgggcctgaTCCCTTTTTCTGAAATTcgagataattaaatatcttttaaataagtaaaattttgacATCCATttgcgtatcgggaattcgagacattgcatcctaacttactggatatgattctctttctcggttaatgtgaaatatgcttcttttcccaaaaaattattcaacattttaatacaaggatagtatttttaaaattcttcaaagttttcgatttttgacattaagacattgactaatcaactaggtaccaattttgggtgttacgaggatgctaatccttcctcgtgtgtaaccgactcccgaacccatttttctaaatttcgtggaccaaaatcgttgttttaataaaatcaaatcatttattaaaaacaaccacttttcgaggtgatccgatcacaacttatcaaaaaggattggtggcgactcccgtttttgcttttatttttcaaaacccaagtcgaccccgttttgtcaaaaaaatggtgtcaacattggtattgaaatgtatattggatagagaaattgaattgaatcgtgaacatgagaatcgtgaattaaacgaaatggaaatgaagtattgaattgcatgagtatgtattggatctcagaagccctatttgttacaactatagtattttgaagttataacgtgaagatttataaaagtatgttaaaaatttgaagagtttaaatttgaatgaaattttataactcggtttaacatgtttatataagtgtatgtgttctggtaatgtctcgtaccctatttcggtgtcgaatacgggtaagaggtgttacaatgtgacatcgctaaattcggccataacgtttagaccgaatttggggtgttacagtatcgtTGTTAAGTAATAATTATAACTATTGATTAGGAAGTATTTTAAGAATTGAATCCATAAGAAAGTATGTAGCCGACTTTAACTAACTAACTTGACTCGATAACTTTCTTATATAAGTCaacaattaataaaacaaataaatatacaGAGTGCACAAAAAGAAGGCAAATAAGATAATGGAACTATACAAACTAATCTTATTTATTCTCAATTCATAAATAGAGTGGTTAATAATCTCCAATTAATAATCTATATCGAATTAATGACATGGATGTGTCTCCATATTTAGGTCAAATGCTTGGAAAGCACAAGTGTTGCTGTCCACCTTCCTCACCGTCTTCAAGTGATATACTACAGTTAATAGCTTCGTCTTCAATTGGAGGTGGTTACCTGGAACCAAAACTTCCAAAATATTTATGTGATACTaaaacattcaacaatttcaactaaGTCGTGGATGATACAGATAATAACTATCCAAAAGAATTATTAATTGAATACACTTCTACCAAATGGTTTTCCTCCACATAGATTGGTCTTAAAAGTCAATTATCCAATTATACTTTTAACAAATTTGGATCCATCAAATAACTTGTGCAATAGAACAAGAATGGGCTGAGAAAATAGTTGGTGAACATGCTGAAAAGCATGCTATAGCTATTGATAAAGCACAAGGCGAAATAACACTAGTAGTAGGAGTGTATTTATTGCAACATGTTCTCTCTCATGGATAATTATATATTCTATTACCAATGTCTTCATCAAAAGTTTTagttaaatagaaaaaaaaacatgaaaaaagtAACGAAAAATAtggtatataaagaaaaatatttatacagCATCTATTTTATAACTGAAAATAACATTAATATTGTTATGTGGATTTTATTTTGAATGAGAGTGAAGGTGCatgggagagggagagggagattGGAAATGGTAGATGATGGTTGTGATGGTGATGGGAGGAGAGAGAGATAAaagaatctaaaataaataaatttttatttgttgtttaaaaatattgtttattaTACTCAAATAATATGTCCAAATATGAATCGTTTTCTATTTTTAAGGTTGTTTGACATTTGGAATGAGGTAAAATTCAAGAATTAATATAGGACAAAAACAGTTTAAAGCTTTTGTAATTAATTggataattaattttgatttattattagaaattttaggtttttttattgGATAACGGtaagttttgaatttcaaaatttggttgtatattaaataatttgattttttatctgTTACTTTATGTGCCTCAATATTATTTGTCGGTGCAGTTACTAAATCTACGTAACTTCCTCTTGATGTATGGTCAGTTGATGCCATGAAGGGGCCTACTTCTATTTCGGCTCTTATAAATTTTGCTACTATTGTAGCTACGGGTATTTTTCTTGTAACCCGCCTTCTTCTCTTTTTATAGTTATACCttacataataaatttaatatctttGATAGGTATAATAACGTTATTATTAGGAGCTACTTTTAacgtaaataaaatattaaaaacgggtACAATGTGGGAAAAGCATGTATATTTTGAAAGATTATCCACAAACATACTAAAAAATTCACCAAAGATAAACACTTCAGAGGCCATTTTGAATTGAAAGTTAATCCGAAAAATAAACAATACACCGGCGTTGGCTTAATCATTTTTTGTGGTCAAGCATGTTGATAAAATAACCATCCATTTTTTTACAGTGACCATAAATGGATATATTTCTTAGGATTCCAAATATGAAAGAATGACACAGTGTAATTTCCAGGATTTTTTTTTTGCCAGAGTGTTTGACCATATAAGGTATCTTTTATCAGGATATTAAAAACAACATTGCCATAATTAGTTTGACCATATAAGGAAAATCAAACAAATACATGAATTTGCACAATGCATTAGGCTTTTAGACTTAAAACCCCCCATAGTAGTTGCCCCACtggtttaattatataaaaaggaACGTTAGCTCCTATAGGGTTGTTTCACCCACCGCAATCATTTCTTGTTTTTGGCAAAGGTAAATCTGTAGTGCTAGCAAGCCACTAACTCTTACAAGGTCAATTTAAGGTTGTACAATTTCTTAACTTAAGCTTGTTTTCTGTAGGTTATAGACTTGATTGAAGTAATGGCAGGAATTAATAATAGAGATGTCAATGAAGAAACACTCAATATTGCTCCGTTCCCCAACTTACCATCCAATGGAAGTGGCAATGCTAATAATGAGAGAGTTCCTCAATCAACCAATGGAAATCAGGTCCCCCATGCTGAAGGACAAGGAGTTGACACTAACATGGCGATGGACCCTAAAACGCTCAAAAGGTGAAAAACATAAATAGCATTTGCAATATATTATGTTTGGAAAATATATTTGTCTATTATTATCTTATACACTAAAAAAGGTTTTAGTTTTGTTTCTCAAAAAGGTTGATGTATGTGATATTTTTGTGGTTTGTGTTAGGGCCGCCGCAAGCCGTCTATATTCGCAAAGGTATCGACTCAAACAGATCAACTACACTGCACAACTGGAAGCAAAAGCAAGGGCTCTCGAGGTAAACAAAATCGCTCATATATATTGCTCCTTGTTAGATCTATTCTTATGTTGAAGATTTAAGGTTTAAAAATTACGTGAAaacattaaatttgaatttgacgTGCAATCTGAATGTAataataaaagagttaaaatattaagaaaaagaaaatgtaaaaaggTCTAATTTATTTTGTACGACAATGAGAGTTAAACAGAAAATCTTTAAAGAAGATAGAGATAAAAAGAATCATCAAACTAATAGTACGTATGTTGCATGGAAAGAATAAAACATATAATCAATATAATGACGTCACATTATTAGTTATACAAAGACGCCACTTTGAAAACCTTTAGTATCTTATTTAAAAtcctaaaagaaaatatttaccACACTGTTTACAAATAAAATTGTGTAGTCACAGGTGTATATAgaatatattgtttttaaaaaaattaaatatatagaaTAATTAGGACAGagataaaaacattaaaaaaataactagttgtttatgtaaatatattatgtaaatatgagTTTAAGTTAACCGTCTATAAATATAATCAAATCGAATTTAAGTAACTATTATGATATTGATACCATACATAGATCTGGTTGAATCTAACTTATCCCATTAACACTTTTAAACATGAAAATGATTATATTCAATATCGGGTCTTTATGAGGCATAGGGGTGGCCCccaaaatttttgagaaaatctaatttttctcttaaaaattttaaaaaatttcaattaggcaccttctatttttgaaaatttttattaatctcatgaaaattttaattagaacttcaattttttttaaatctctttaaaatcttaaaatttttgaaatttttattagaaCCCAAAACTTAATTCTAGAATTCGCCACGCActgtatttatataaaaaaatataataattcttttattatttgcaAACaacttatttaaatataaatatttttgtgaGGCAAAGTTTTTAGTTCCCAAGAAACCTGAAGGAGGTTATAAAGATGAACATATCTTACACCCAATTCACCTAAAAGGAAAAGCCCTTCCAATCAAATTATTACTTAAAAAGTCTTAAACATAATTCTGTTTTGATCACCTTAGAAAAGATGCTAGAGAaaccaaatttgaaaaatctcaaTGCTAAACCTCCAAAATACAGTCACTAAATCCTACCAATGCTTTATTGTAACACCAGTTctaccattaaaaaaattatgaatttgtcAAATCATCATCAAGTCCACAACTCTCTGCTCCTAGCCTAGGGGTAACAAATTACTCCAAAGCTGTTTTCATCCCATTGCCTAATCCAAACACACTAGGGACTCATCCATCTCCTCTCAATCCTCTCTTACTACACACATATTTGCATTCGTTCTTTAAACAGGATGGATTTGtattgggttaaataattatttagggtttaaatttgaCAACTTTTTCACATTGgagtctaatttttttttgtctaggtatgaacttgacaattgttctcaCATTGAGGCTTAAATTTTTTTGATCCAAGCTAATCTTTGAACTTAACAATTGTTTCTATATTTAGATCTGAACTTGACAATTTTTCTTACATTAAAGTCTAAACTCTAGGGTTTTCATGGActaacttaaacaaaaaaaaattcaaaccctaatatAAAAACaacgaaataaaatttaaacctcAATATAAAAACAATTACAAGATTTAAAACCTaactaagaaaaaaataaattcaaaccaCAAGAAAATTTACTAAAGTCAGACTCCATTTAGCATTTCAAATAACATTATTCCTAACCCAGTCAGCTTGTTAGTAGCTACCTACTAACCATGGCATCCACTTGTTCATTCCTAGCTTCTAAAGCCCAATTATTATCATCAAGCCACTTGTTGAAATAACCCAACTTAGTAGCTGCAAGTTGCAGCCAACTCATAGGCCATGAACGAATCTTCCACTGGAAACCTCTTTTTCATTATTATCAGTTGTAAACTGAATTTGGGACTCTCCTCCAATATTTTTCCGGCATCATATTGGATCTcctacatttattggtatcatcAAAACCTGACATTGACTCCATATCAATACCTGTCGTCATATCCTCAACTTTCCCTTTCATACGCACATCCCAAAAAATTTCCCAAACTCTTGCACGATATTTTTCATCATCACATTGCAATATGATTGTTTCATCAATCCTTGATTTGTCATTATCATAATCGAACCCAAACAAAATTCCTAATAACACCTCATGTTAAATGAACCCAGACATAATTCAGTAATTGCAATATAAGAATTTATACTTCCATAGTACGGTTAAATGAACATCTCATATTAAATTAGTAGGGAAATATTCATGCACTTTAAATTTCTTTTGCTGCTAAACCCTTACATTATCTTTATATCTGCACAGGCAGAAGTGGTGGCCGCCTATCCCAAGATCAGAGATGCTGATGCTCAGAACTCATTGCTGCGAGCGGAGAATGGTTCCATGAAGGAAAAGCTGTCAGTCCTCTCTGGAGAGATTATGTTGAAAGAAGGTTttccttattatatatatacccCTCACCCTCACCCTCACCCTCTCTcttaatttctttctttatttctaatgAGCCAAAACCTGATGTTGGAATAATGTTTTCCAAAGCCAAATATCATGAGCTAAAGAAGGAGAAGGGCGCGTTGAAGCAACTGTCTCTGATGCATCTATCACCCGCATTTGCAGAATCCTCCCAACCAAATCATTACGGCTACCCACCGGTGAATAATATGGCCATGGATCAACCAGGATTCAATCAGTTTGTGGGAGCAGTAGCTCCGCCGCCAATGATGCAGAATCAAAATACTGAGAACGAGTTTGGGTTTGATGTCAACTTTGGAGACAACTATAATCCGATGTGAACTTCCAGCTTTTGGCCAAGACTGAGAATATCTCCTCGTTTGAATCTTATCTTGTAGTGCTTTTTAGTTGGCTTGCTGGATTTGtttgttttagttaaatttgcaCGGACTTTGCAGTactttttaaagtatttttctcAGCCATAAGCTGGAAACTAGGGATATAATAAAATGGAGAAACAATTTCTGAAGAGTTGATTGATTTTCCATAAGTTTCATTTACAATTGGATGATTCCTAGAATCATATCACAACTTATCTTTGTATTGGGGTGAGTTTGTTGATAATAACCAttaggcataatgataaattctACCCTCAACTTTACATATGTTTTCAATTTGGTTCTTATTCGTTTTTTCATTTGAATTTGaccattaatcttttaaaaagagtcaaattatcTTTTTAACAAAAATGCTGACTAAATCATTAATTTTTAACGATATTTGCATGACAATCTGTATGACAACACATACGTGCTACATCCTAGgcactatttgtcttatatgttacgtcaacaaacaatttaaaatttataaaacattcaaaaataaaaaaatacaatataaaaagtttataaaaattcaaaaaaaaaagagcatgAAGTATATGCGGATTATCATATGGGTTgctatatttaaaaatttattgtttGAATTAGTATTCccgttaaaaaataataatttgactctttttggaaggttgatggtcaaattcaaccatttttaaaatcacgAGGGCTAAACTTAACTTAAAAGaagaattaagatcaaattgataaaacatgtaaatattaagtattaaatttatcattatgcctaaCCATTAATATCACCTTTGGTTGTCGTTGTTGGGAGGAGCAACTATGGTTACAACTATAGTAGTTTTTGCAACTTGAGGCATAGTTAGATTATACCATAACTTGCCTTACTTATTTGAGATAGGCCGGTTAACCACTATTACTTTACATTAATTGTCGGGACATGTAAGCTAGACACGAAAATTTAAAAGAGTAGAGTCATCACTAACTAATTTGAGATACGTCGGTTAACcacttattatttaaaaattaaagacttatcctaaaattaacttaaaaaatattaagaactAAGATTTAAACTCATCACCAAATTTTGGATTTGAGTAGggaagattgtaacacccctatataTAATGCCTATATAATGATAATCCTACAAGGTTTGGTTTGGTAATTAAGATTTCTAACTTAAAAACTTCGAATTAACTTAAATTTCGAATccaattaaatgattaaatcaaaacaccgcctaaattaaatcaaaatctaaagtACAAGGAGCGTCGTCGTGAAAAACCTCAATTAGCAGACCAAAGACGTGCTAGAACTCTTAAAAATCTAAACTATAATGCATGAAAAATTTACATCGAACTGGATCTTAAAGCtgtaaataaaaattcaaattcaattaacaattttagaattaaagtcaaataaaaagaaaataacagGAAAggcctaattttaaaattttaaaaatgtagaAGCAAAGGGACTAATAGAGCAATTTATTTGCTCAAAATTTCGagaattaaaagatatttaaaatcCCAAGGACCCAATCTGTCATTACAAAAGGTAGAAGCCCCCTGAAAACAAGTTTAAAAACACAGAGGAACTAAATAAGAAATTTCCCACATTCCCTATTATTTAAACTCGAAACCCCAAATAGTCTTTccattttttctcaattttttcaatttcagTTTCAAAAAACCCTCTCCTCCCTGTTCAGGTTCAATATACGGCGAGCTCTGCCGCCGGAGAACCCAAATGTTCTTATAATGTTTTTCATCATTtttgttaataaaaaattatcagtAAAAACCATGTTTAGTCTTGCTTGATTTGTGTAATTGGCTACAACATGACTAAAATGGCTTTAAACAAACCTAGCCTTGACTATAAAATAAAGGTAAACTATACAAGTGATTACCGAACTATGTCGTAATATTTTTATCTTagtcattcaattttaaaaattttcaatttaggtaTTAAaccttatatttatttttattttggactccctgattaaatgctaaagttacatattttatgtaattaaattggttaatttatgagagtgcaccactaatttttccatgtttttgttgaattttgtgcaggGGTGCAATTTAGggctaaatagaaaaaaaaggaaacaattgggctagattgaagaaaggagcaaagaaggagggccaaagcagaatttttccaagattaattagctgaaatttttgttgacttagtgggagattatgtagggatttataatattttattcattgattttctatactagttggctcttaatttagcaaagccactagtataaatagtggactaatttgttcatttttatcATCAAGTCTTGAATCAAGTTTTTAATTACCAAGTTTTTTTATTAAGTATCCATTTCAGCTTTAGGCCGgaattagcctcgtcaaaactCGTGAGTTACGCACCCGAGCAAATTAACTCctaaattccagtacttattatttctccggattaagagtatgattttgtcaactcacaaagtcagatcaacattaagtcaaaaaagacgtcgtttgatttagtgtggttagaTGTACAGTTGGACTTCCgaaaggaacgtttctaatcggttttctgtgaacacattggcgtgccaagtggagattgttgtttggttccgtcaagggaagtagtaaccggatttaaatgtcccacgtggttgagggcattggttcaagctaggctcttctagaacgcaaagctgccggagttctaaatcacgaacgcttcgtggttgttcgatcggtaagggttagttattggacgttccataactaatttacacaaggaataGTTGGTGtctgaggcgtccttggtagctataattAGCTTATTGGGAAAGAGGAGTTCATttaatttcgaggatcggttcaaagacgaggaaaaatccgtgcctaaagctgagcttattttaattaatttttcttcagatttatttaactgctttttattatttattttcggcttttactttttacgcattttatttatttatttcaggttCCAGGTTTTCGATTTTATCCTCCCCCaaatttcttgggcacgacaactgcACCGACATAAATCTGGTTAAGAGAGCAACAATTTGCAGTaaacccagtctctgagggatcgaccctactccctatactgcttaaatttgcaaaattaggtgtaggtttatattggtggattcgacacccatcacTCCCACCATTAAAATAGTGTGACCTTTTGTTAATTAGTACAATGACACATTCGGTCCTTAATTCTTACATATACCTATAATTTGagcctaattctaaataatttaataaatttaacccttcacatttacaaattctatcaatttaatcttcaAACTTCTTAACCAAAGCTTTTAGCTTTTAAAATGGACACATTCTACATTTGTAAATTTGTAAACCCCcggaaaaaaaaaaacttctccgATTGTGCCATATATGTTAATAAAAAACATTCTTTTAATTCAAGGATTATCATCAATAatgaaagtttaaattttttaagtgagGTTTAAAAAATATTGCATGTTGaatttactttttacttttattttattttattaaatatatttatataaaaaaaattattttacttgtGGAAATACTAAACTCAGtaataatattcaattaaatACATCTAATATccaaaaaccataaatgaaaataaattttataataagttCACATTTACGCAACATTCAAATTGCATTGAAATAGAAAATTTGGTCAtcttaattttatgttttgtgtAGTGAAAACATTATAACTTGCCTTTTACGATTTATTGATCtatgtttattattataattttctcTTGAATAGTTTTAGATTAGAAAATCTTAATGGATAAAAATATGCACATGCATGCATTCGCGAGAATTCTTCATTAATAGGAGATATTATTGAAAAGCTGAGCGAAGGAGAAATGAATATGGTACTATTTGATgccaaatatttatattaaaagtatgttatatttgcattattggagaagcttttttcttttttttttgggttttacaaatttatagatgTGGAATATCTCTGCTTTAAAAGTTGAAAGCTTTGGTTAGAAAGTTTGAAAATCAAACTGATGGAATTTGTGAATGTGAAAggttaaatttatcaaattatttataataaggATCAAATTCATAGAATATGaaagtattgaggactaaatgtgttattatactagTTAGAGAAagattttattatcaatttaacgacgggtgaccaaaatagaaacaaatacaAAGTTTATTACCTAAATTAAAAAGTTTGAtgactaaaacaaaaatataGACATGATCATTTGTATAGTTTATCCTCAAAAATTTAAGCTTGTACACGAATTGGCAAAAAAACTTATCTTACATAACTTTCAATTGTACcaaaattaatatatacaataaagctaaaatttatttcacaatttgattttattccaaaATTCAGCACCAAAACCTTcatcaaaatatttaattaaataaaacttattTCAATTTTCTACTGTTCCAAATTTATTGTGATCCCAAAAATTCAAGTGAAGTTGAATTTAGTTTCCATTTTAAAACCAACTTTtgatgttaattttaaaataaaaaattaatttaattataaaattacattgAAATGTTGGTTTagtctatttttaaaaaaccAAAAGTTTATAAAGTAAAAAAAGTGAAATGTGCTGACAAAATTAGGTGCTACAATTGCCCCTCTTTGTGCGTTGCTTGTGCAACAAAGAACGTGCAAATGTCACGGGGTTAGACTTTTTTCTTGTAATTCGTGCGACCTTAAGCGATTTCTTCGCTTCAAAtgcgcctaagtcagcctaactctcatAAAGTGATAATTCTTGATAGAAATTCTCTTAAGACACTGAAAATATGGCGGAAGCAACTCGAAATGAAAAGAGCAACAAAAGTGTTGAAAAGCCACAAGAAAGCA is a window of Gossypium hirsutum isolate 1008001.06 chromosome D08, Gossypium_hirsutum_v2.1, whole genome shotgun sequence DNA encoding:
- the LOC107933767 gene encoding uncharacterized protein — translated: MHFKFLLLLNPYIIFISAQAEVVAAYPKIRDADAQNSLLRAENGSMKEKLSVLSGEIMLKEAKYHELKKEKGALKQLSLMHLSPAFAESSQPNHYGYPPVNNMAMDQPGFNQFVGAVAPPPMMQNQNTENEFGFDVNFGDNYNPM